The sequence below is a genomic window from Pangasianodon hypophthalmus isolate fPanHyp1 chromosome 27, fPanHyp1.pri, whole genome shotgun sequence.
ACAACCGAATGGACGACCTAAATAATCGGTCTTTCCTCCTAGAGAGTTTGACAGGCGGTTCAGAGCTGTCCAATGAGATTCAGCCAATGTCTGATTCCTCCAATGAGAttgagacaggaagtgaggggGTGCAGGATGTTTGAAGGTTTCACAATACTCGACAACACCCAAGACGTTCTTCAGGTCATTCGGAATTTCTGCCCACAAACTTCCGGGTTCCGCGAACAGCCCGCCTCCCGATGGCTCTCATTGGCTGCTGTCCTTGCGCACCGTTCACCCATTGGCTGTTTTTATGTTCTATAATAAAATCCCGTTTTTCATTGGTGGCTGCCAATTTATGGAACTTTTCCATTTGTGCTAGAGGTCAAATCGATGGATAATCTGGAATTGGTTCATATAAATACAGGCTGTATGtagtttatttgcatttttaactGTCAACTGCAATCagtacagaaaagaaaaaaaatggcatttttttaaattggaaatTTAGcaaaattcttatttattatcaAAATTCTTACGTGTCTCAAAAACAATTCTGATcaattatctcaaaattcttatttcttatttcaaaattctaactTACTTTCTAAAATTCTGacttattgtataatatttttttatttatctcaaAATTTTAACTTATCTCTAAATCCACACTTAATGTCTCAAAAAGttgacttttctttctttctttctttctttctcccgtttgctttttattttttttactctgtcttTCTTACTTTGTCCTtgataaacaatttatttttgtttattctatctatctatctatctatctatctatctatctatcttaggTAGCAAGCTAACTTCCtaattatctcaaaattctaaCATATTTCTAAATTCTgacttattattttaaatttccaaCTTCTTATCTCTaaattttacataaattatataaaatatctcTAACTTCTAAATTCTCACTCATTGTCTCAAAATGTTTTctcccatttttctttttctttctttctttctttctttctttctttctttctttcttgtctctCCTTGTTAATTTtccatgtatttttttgttcattctatctatctatctatctatctatctatcttttagtctgttttgtctttgtcttttgtttatgtcttatttttttttcctgcttttctttcgttttcttgtttgttccagctttatttatttatttatttgaactcGTTGTAAGCTTCTTTGTATTTTACAacattatatgaaaatatgaatcaGTGTATTTTGGTTATGTTGGCTGTTGTGTGCATTTAGTCTTCGAGCTGAATGAATCTGAATGAGGTTGGAGGGCTGATGGTGGTTTGGGATGCgatgtgatttgggacacagccactGCGTCCTGCGGGACTTTCCACAACAACATGAACCCGGAAGTGCCGAGGAATGTGAGCAGACCTACACAACCTTTCGCCAGTTTgtcactgccacacacacacacacacacacacacacacacacagccctgaaCTTTCACTTTCTATCCGACATGCAGATTCCCCTCCGTCTGCACACCGAACATGACATTAAACATTCAGAGTAACACCTGTTATAACGCCTGTTATAACCGCATCCACCGGAGCGCGAGCGCAGACGCCAAACCGCGGACTGTTTCTTTTCTGCTGCTGGCTGCGATTCTGGGAGCCGAAACTTTAATCACTGCCGCGCTGCTGTACAGCTTCACCCGAGAGCTCCACAcggtaacacacactcacacacactcactcacacacacacacacacacacactctctctctctctctctctattcacagcagtctgttttgtgtgttttgtttgacttatttttcctgctttctttctttgtcatgtctgttttcctgtttctgcctttctttctttttctgtttttctgtcctttctttctgtcagtTTAATTCTCTAAAATAATGTCtttggtaataataatatatgttaGGTAACATCCCTGTAACGCTATTGTATCCCTGTAATATCTCAGTGACGTCCGTATAATGTCTTTATAACGTCCCTGTAACATTCCTGTAACGTCCCTGTAACATTCCTGTAACGTCCCTGTAACATCCCTGTAACGTTCCTGTAACGTCCCTGtaacattactgtaatattcCCATTAGTGTTACTGTAACATTCCTTTAATGTCTCTGTAACATCACTGTAACGGCCCTGTAACATTCCTGTAACGTAATGTTCCTGTAATGTTTCTGTAACATCAATGTAACGTTCTTGTAACATTCCTGTAATGTCTCCGTAATGTCACTGTAACGTTCCTGTAACATTACTGTAACTTCCCTTTAACATTTCTGTAACATTCCTGTAATGTTCCTGTAACACCTCCGTAACCTCCCTGTAACGTTACAGTAATATCTCAGTACCGTTACAGTACTGTCTCTGCAGTGTTCCTGTAATGTTCCCGTAATGTCCCTGTAACTTCTCTGCATATTTGAATTCctttactttcactttcactttgtcAGACCACTGAATCTCTGGACCATGATGTCTTCCCGACTGAGTGTCTCCACCAACACGGCCACGATCCGGCAGCGATGCACACCACAGCCCTGGCAAGCTGCGACTTCATGATGCAAGAACTCCAGAACAGCGTGAATACGGTACTGAGCGGAACCTCCCAGCATTAAACCATAACCAAATCTAATCCTGTAATCATCATAGAGATTTGGAGCTTCCAGTGTGGATGAGTGACGTGTCCTTTTAAATTCCACAGAGACTCTTGCTGGACGTCCGCAACTCCTTATGGCAGCGTTTAGAaggtaaataatattaatattcatgctCAATTACTAAATATTAGATATTCATATCAAAATAATAGTGTTACTGTTTACGTTATAATTTATTATCATGATACTGCAAAATATCCTGATAACGGTTTCTAAGATAACCTTCTGTATAAGAGAAATTTGCCCCGATGAGAATTTACAGATTAAtatgagcatgtgtgttttattttaaatataaagcatAAAGTTGAATTCaattgaaaaaaagatttttactttttttctgtttttttaatgactaaATTCCTGGAATGTTATTTCTGTAGTTTTTCCTCATCCTGTAAACAGAATTAGGGGAGTGTCCTCTCTAAGAAAGACGAATTGGATTCTCCTTTAAATCTGTTCAAAAGAAGAAATAAGAGCCATCCTTCggagtgaaaaaagaaagcaggctGCCCAGGTAGCCGTCGGGTTGATTGTTGATTTATGGTGTGTTTCACAGAACACAATATCACCCAGGCCTTCAAACCAGCGATACATGTCGGGGCAAAGCACGAGCTGAAGCAGTATCACCATCTGCAGGGAACAGGTCTGAATAATCACATCCATCTGCTAATCCAACGCTAATACATCACTTCATACAGGTCACAGGTCTCTAGTGAAAAGGCATTTATGGGTTTATTTCGCTATTATCCAGCCAGGGCGTGTTTGGCGTATAAAAgttcttctttagttttgcacttgaGTAATTAAAGGAAGTCTGTGTCTAATGATTTACACAGTCATTGAACCATAAAAAGTACAATTGTGGGCAaggactttttatttttttattttatatatctattttttCCAGCTATTCTTCAGGCCGTctctggtattttttttttatcctgctcccaccttccaaaaataaatCCCCTTCCATATGACACTGGATTTGTTTTAACTCTGATTTCTTTGGATTTTACCCGAAAATTACTATCGGATTTATACActaattagaaacttgtttaaatttagtataagcaatgaaatcacattttgatgagaaatttaatatttttatgtaaactatacataatatattttcttaaatatgACTGACcacattttttcagtgtatatatatatatatatatatatatatatatacagtgtattgtgtatatattgtgtatatgtcGTGGGGGTTTTTGCCTCAGATTtctttggattttatttcagaattatttttGGACTTTTAcctcagttcaattcaattttaatttttacctcagattctttttttttttcttttttacatttttacctcagattttttttttttgagggtgTTTACCTCAGATATTTCGCATATATGTGTGTTGTATATCTTTTGGATTTTCACATCagaatttttaatgtttttacttCATATTCTTTTGGATTTTTacattgaattttattttatttggggGGGTTACCtctaatattttgtatatatgtatgttgtatatattttggacacctcagattttttttttaaatgcatttttacttCATATTCTTTTGGATTTTATCTCAGAATTACTTCTGAAGTTTACCTCAGATTTCTTATAACCTCAgatcttttatctttttacctcagatttttttacttgctttttCCCTCAGAATTTTAGTCGCTGAGGTTGAGCTAAACCCAGGCCCTATGATCTGGTGTTAAATGATTTCAGAGGGAGTTTATAGTCCTGAGAGTGGATGCCTCACATAGTAAcagaaaggcttttttttttgtaatggtcAGTCTTATTACTTAGTGCACCTTTAACTTCCTATCACCAGGTGATTCTCAGGATTCCCGGCTCACATTAGAGCGTCTAAACTGGGAGGTCCTGAGTGGACAGAGCACTCAGGAGGGCCTGATGATCCTCAGTCCTGATGGAGAAATTGTGGTTCCTCAAGATGGGATTTATTTCGTCTACTCGCAGGTTAATTTCATAGCCTCGCACCTGGAACCCGATCTCCAGCTGGTCCAATACTTATTCAAGAGAACGGCATCGCATCCGGAGCTGATGATGCTCGGTAAAGCCGGCGCGAGTCGGCGTCTCGAGTCTGAGTCCAGCGTGGGTCTGTACTCCAGCCACCAGGGGGCATTGTTTCAGCTCGAGCAGGGAGACaggctctctctgtgtgtgagcaACATGGACGCCGTTCTCCTTCAACCAGAGGCGACTTACTTCGGGGCATTTATAATAGACTGACACGGCTTACACAGGAATCCAGGACAGTTTACTGATTTCTTTGGTAGTATTCACTGTAGCCCAATGTTACAAAGCCCCTGGCTGGACAAAAATAAGCCCCTGATTGGCCAGAAGTACAAATCCAGCCACTAAAATGCAGTCCCAATTTATTTAGAGACAATGGCTCGAAAATAAAACTATGGCGTCATGtaacaacacacaacaaaataCTGATTTGATCTTTAAAATTTGAAACAGAACTATGTAACGACAGCAATGTTTTATGAAAGTATTTTCATCAACTGACATTTAGCAAACATTAATGTCAGCTGCCTAAGTAACACTAACATGCTAGCAAACTTATCTGATTAAAAGTTAGTTACCTAGCTATCTAGCTACTCATAGCTACTCATAGATAACTTCAACCAGTTATatctagatagctagctaatgttaaaaTCAAATGCTAAGCTGATGATAATGTCAGCCAaattagatagctagctagagtTAACAGCTAGTTATCGTGTTCATAGTTAGTTTGCTAACTAAACATGAACTGTTCACTAATTAGCGTACTGCTAGACGTCTAAACTAGCAAACCAAAActctgatttttatttacagtcatttcactaactatatacagtataatataaataattatgggACCACAGTAAACTTTTTATTAAAGGAatatataagatttttttttttaaaaatgtttaaatatttaaatgagggGGAAAACATGCTGTTTAAAAGTAAGTGTCCCCCAGAGAAGTATtaaaccgaaaaaaaaaaacaaaacaaaaaaaaaaaaaaaacatatagtaCATGCCActttaaaaggattttttttccaagataTATGACAGGACCAAagggtttactttttttttatacagcaatcatgttattttttcttagtataatgcacattttgtttaaatattcaaataaaaaaaaaaatgataccaaACTTGTCTTTGCTGGTTGACTGCATTTGGGTTTAGGAGAAACTTCAGCACTTTGTCCTCCTTACTGCCGCTTTAAATCCGTATTCAGGCCTGTTGTACCGGGATTAGTGATTTAACCTGAAATTTATCTTCacatactgtaatgtaatatttttaaatcccACATTTTAGATCTgaagcattttcttttcttttatttagtgttaaaaacaacaaaagaccAGGACCAAGCTCAATACATAACACTGAATCCTGAATTTTTTATTGTGAGCCATTTTTATAAATGCAGGTATTTCAGACAAAAATGATTTCACTATGTCTATATAAAAAAGTACATGGGATGAAATacgaaattaaaaaaataagagaaggGATATATCACattaatatggaaaaaaaaaaaaaaacaccaacaacaacaacaacaacaaaaggtCTATACAAAACCCCATTACAAGGGCACAAGACAATAAATCTTCAGGAGAAAAACCATAGCGAGGACTTGGTTCAAGCTTAAAAGAAActttgcacagttttttttttttttaaaaacgtgttTTTGATGAAACTACTCAATTCACTGGTTGGACTTAAAAAtattgtacagtatgtgtgtgtaaaaaaataacaaaaagggaaaaaaaacaaaacaaaacaaaacaaaacaaaaaaaaaaaaagagacagagagacgtgCGTGTCCTGGGCTCTCAGAACCGGCGCCGTTTGTAGTCGACAGGCGGGCCAGGACGCGGGAACGGCAGAGGAAGTCCACCTGCGTTTCCTCCAGCACCCTGtaaagaggaaaataaataaacagataaataaataaataaaaagagaagcaTGAGGATAAGTCAGTACGCCATTTAAAGGTACAGCCTAAATGGTAGAAAGCAAAATAGATAGATAAGTTTAGATTTTTCTTCATGGTCTTTCTTGGTGTattttacccataatgcattccCAGTTCTAACACTTAGAAATTGCTGGGAGTTAACTGAACTATTCTGCTGATTTATGTAAATTTCTACATCGTACCTCATTGGCGGCCATGTTGGGCGCTCCTCCTGGTGCGGGGTTTCCTCCCATTGAGGTCCTGTTCATGGGAAGGCCTTGACCTTCGACCCCAGAAAGAGcacaaaccattaaaaaaatttttttttttttgaacatcaTATATGAACGTCAGTGGCAGCTGGAAGAAGAGAAGGCTGGGATggagtgaataaataaataaatgaatgaatgagtgagtgagtgagggatgCAGTAATCAGGGAGGAAGTGAGAAATTAAAAGAAGGAGGTCTGTGAGAAGGAGCGGAAGGATGAATtagaagaggagaggaaaaaaaacaagactggAGGTGGGAAGACGTGGAAGAGTAAGGAAGTCGAACAGGAAGTTGAAGAGTGAGTGAGAATAAAGGAGGGAAGATGTGACAACAGGATGAGTTACGTGGCCGAGAAAGCGAGGgatgaaagagaggaagaatTATGGTTGGtgtgagatcagagagttgtgTAGTCGAGTCTCACCTCCCATGTGCATCCTCATGTCCTGCTCCCTCTGCGACggaaagacaaaaacacaaaccagaGCGTTAACACGGAGCGTTTAAGGACGAGAGTATGGCGCAGAATGGCTAATATCGAGCGTAATActaaaaagaagtcattttgaTCTACGTTTAAGCTCAGAGtcttaaaaaaatgcaaaaaaacccaaaaaaaacccacagttgTTAACGTTTTAAAGATAAGATTAAGTTCCTGATTTGACCACTGGGTGTCGCTGTGACGTAAAGCAGCGTCTGAGTGCATCAGCTCTGTATCTCTTCACTCTCTGGCTTTGAATTTAGGCTTTTTGGTCAACAggacagcacaacacacacacacacacacacacacacacacacacacacacacacacacacacacacacacacacacacaccaagtgaATTTTTTCACCATGTAATATTTCCcatcatttatattaatatattgtgtGAAATCAGTGCTCCATAAATAATGGCTCAAATCTATCCATCTTGTGTTGATACTTTACAAGTAGCTGTTCAGAGTACAGAGGAATCCCTTCTGTGTGTTACTGGGGTCacgctgcagtgtgtgtgtgtgtgtgtgtgtgtgtgtgtgtgtgtgtgtgtgtgtgtaccttctcGCCGAAGTTTGCTCCAGCGCCTTGCTGTCTCCTCATCAGCTCCTCGGTGTGAGCCCTGAGCTCCTCGTCCCTGCGGCGCCGCTCCTCCTCCTGACGCAGCTCCAGCTGCTTCCTCTTCTGCACCTCCTGGTTGTGCGCCTCCTCCATACGCCTCAGCTCCTCCTGCCTCCTCAacagatctgagagagagagagagagagagagagagagagagagagagagggaataacAATGTGAGGAACTCTAGGCTCTGACTGATGGAGTGAGTACATTAGTAAAGAatgaagggagaaagaaagacggTGGTGAAAGAGCgagagatggacagagtgaATAAGAAAAGGGATGAATAACAGCGaaagagaaaaagtaaaaatatatatacatatgtgagAATACATGGGTGAATGAGTGAAGGCAGGGCGGAAcacaagaaaaagaataaatggaaaaaaagtgtgtgagagagggacaggaggaaagatgagggaaaaaaaaaaggataggATAGACAGACAACGTTAAAGGATGAgtaaagaaggaaaggaaggacgTTATTCAgtaaaagaaggaaagaagggaTGAATAAGTGAGGACAAGTGCACAAAGGAGGCAGGAAGTAAATAAGTGAAAGATGGAGGGCTAAACGAGGGGAGCGAGGGATGGAGTGAACAAGTGAGTAAGGGAGAAAAGGCGAGCGAATGTGGAAAAATGGAATGAACAAGCGATGAAGgatggaaagaaaggaaaggaggaaagaggtgaggattgtgtgtgtgtgtgtgtgtgtgtgtgataaaggtGGGACTGTGGGACTCACCCTGTCTCATGAGCATGACCTGGTGCTCGTGTCTGGCCGCCTccatctcctgctccagtttcTCCTGCGCCTCCTTGATGTTCCTGTCCACCTGCTCAAACTGCTGCTTCTCCATCTCCATCAGAGCCTTCCAGCGCATGGCGTACTCGTACTCGAACGAGCCGGGCTGGGCGAAGCGCGGGGGCTGCTCGCGCTCCCTgacaacacgcacacacacacacacacacacacgagagggACTTCAGTATTACTGTCAAGCACACAGAcaagtgatgtgtgtgtacacacgcatacagacaagcagagagttaaaaacaaaaaaaaaaaaagcctacacgacaattttttttcagcatgaaCTAAACGTTTCAACACAATATGTCGAACAGTGTTTGGCTAAGGTTAAGTAATTTGTTGATATAGTTAGctttgttctgattggtcagctaaATGACCATATTGGGGTTTTTTTCTGAGTAACATTTCAATAACTATAACTATTTTGCTAAGACAAAAGGTTCTACCGGTGGTGCtatctgaaagtgtgtgtgtgtgtgtgtgtgtgtgtctcacttgTGGTACTGTGGGGTTTTGCTGACGAGTCTCTCTGGAAATCCTTCGTCTTCATCCAACTGCTCCATCGGCTCCACCGTCACGGGCCGAGGAAACCTGGAATTACACAAACGCTGTCACT
It includes:
- the tnfsf10l4 gene encoding tumor necrosis factor (ligand) superfamily, member 10 like 4, whose translation is MTLNIQSNTCYNACYNRIHRSASADAKPRTVSFLLLAAILGAETLITAALLYSFTRELHTTTESLDHDVFPTECLHQHGHDPAAMHTTALASCDFMMQELQNSVNTRLLLDVRNSLWQRLEEHNITQAFKPAIHVGAKHELKQYHHLQGTGDSQDSRLTLERLNWEVLSGQSTQEGLMILSPDGEIVVPQDGIYFVYSQVNFIASHLEPDLQLVQYLFKRTASHPELMMLGKAGASRRLESESSVGLYSSHQGALFQLEQGDRLSLCVSNMDAVLLQPEATYFGAFIID
- the nono gene encoding non-POU domain-containing octamer-binding protein isoform X1; translation: MQGNRGGRPDQHNHGPARQQPNLQHDRKPPGTDSNGQHTDGGEQPSPDAGLTIDLTSFKKPGEKTYTQRSRLFVGNLPAGTSEEEVEKLFSKYGKPSEIFINKDRGFGFIRLETKTLADIAKAELDDMMFRGRQIRVRFATHGAALSVKNLPQFVSNELLEEAFSMFGPIERAIVIVDDRGRPTGKGIVEFANKPSARKALDRCSDGAFLLTSFPRPVTVEPMEQLDEDEGFPERLVSKTPQYHKEREQPPRFAQPGSFEYEYAMRWKALMEMEKQQFEQVDRNIKEAQEKLEQEMEAARHEHQVMLMRQDLLRRQEELRRMEEAHNQEVQKRKQLELRQEEERRRRDEELRAHTEELMRRQQGAGANFGEKREQDMRMHMGGQGLPMNRTSMGGNPAPGGAPNMAANEGAGGNAGGLPLPFPRPGPPVDYKRRRF